A window of Cellulosimicrobium protaetiae genomic DNA:
GGGATGCCGACGATGAGGGTGTAGACCCACTGGCCCCACCACAGGCCGATGCCGAGCGCGACGGCGATGATGCCGACGAACACGCCGAGCATGACCCACGTGACCGCCGGGTCCTGCTTGCGCGTCATCTGGTACGCGGCCCACACCTGGTGGTACCAGCGCTGCTTCTTGGGCTTCTTCTGCTTCGCGACCTGCTCGCCGGCGGCGGGCGCGCCGGTGCTGTCCGAGTTCTTGCGGGCCATGGCGGTCAGTCTAGTGGGGGGAACGGGCCAGCAGGCTCGCGGCCTCCTGGCGGGACGTCGTCGGCTCGGCGAGGTGTGCGAGCGCGGCGGGAATCTCCATGCCGCGGCGCGTCATGGCCTGGCCCCACAGGCGTCCCGCGCGGTACGACGACCGCACGAGCGGGCCCGACATGACGCCGAGGAAGCCGATCTCCTCCGCGGCGTCCGACAGCTCGACGAACTCCTCGGGCTTGACCCACCGGTCCACCGGGTGGTGACGCAGCGACGGGCGCAGGTACTGGGTGATCGTCACGAGGTCGCAGCCGGCGTCGTGCAGGTCCTGCAGCGCGTCCTTGGCCTCGTCGATCGTCTCGCCCATGCCGAGGATGATGTTCGACTTGGTGACGAGCCCGGCCTCGCGCGCCCGCGTGAGCACCGAGAGCGAGCGCTCGTAGCGGAAGCCCGGGCGGATCTGCTTGAAGATGCGCGGCACGGTCTCGAGGTTGTGCGCGAGCACCTCGGGGCGCGACGCGTTCACCTCGTCGAGCAGCTCGGGGATCGCGTTGAAGTCCGGGATGAGCAGCTCGACGCCGGTGCCCGGGTTGAGCTGGTGGATCTGACGGACGGTCTCCGCGTAGAGCCAGGCACCGCCGTCGGGCAGGTCGTCGCGCGCGACGCCCGTGATGGTCGAGTAGCGCAGGCCCATCGCCTGGACGGACTCCGCGACGCGACGTGGCTCGTCCGCGTCGAAGTCGGCCGGCTTGCCCGTGTCGATCTGGCAGAAGTCGCAGCGCCGCGTGCACTGGTCGCCGCCGATGAGGAACGTCGCCTCGCGGTCCTCCCAGCACTCGAAGATGTTGGGACAGCCCGCCTCCTCGCAGACCGTGTGCAGGCCCTCGCGCTTCACGAGCCCCTTGAGCTCGGAGTACTCCGGGCCCATGGTCGCGCGGGTCTTGATCCACTCGGGCTTCTTCTCGATCGGCGTCGCGGCGTTGCGGGCCTCGACCCGCAGCATGCGCCGTCCTTCAGGTGCGATCGTCACGGGTGTCTCCCGGTCGTCGTGGCGAGTGAGCGCCGACGTCGCGCCGAGCAGGCAGGTGGGCGGCGCACCGTTCGGGTGCGCGCCCTGGTACGACGCCGGACTCCGGTCAGACTACGCGCTCGCCACCGGCGTCTCCCGCGCCTCGCTCACCCTGTGGACGTGACGTCAGCGACACCCCGGTCACGACGAGCAGGACCGCGGCGACGACGGGCAGCGCGAAGGCAGCCGTCGTCGAGACGGCGTCGGCGAGCGCGCCGCCGCCGGACGCGCCGATCGCGACGCCGACGACGTTCGCGCTCGCGACGAGGGTCATGGCCGACGCCGTCCGCCCGGCGGGCGCGCGGTCGCCCGCGACCGTGAACACCGTGACCATGACGGGCCCGACGAACAGACCGGTCGCCGCGACCGCGACGACGACGGCCGTCAGCGAGCCGCTCGCGGCCGCGAGGGCAGCGGAGACGACGAGGGCGACCGTGCCCGCGACGAGCCCGGCGGCGAAGGTGATCCACCGGCTGCGCAGGCCCCAGTGGCGGGGGAGCGCGACGACCGACAGCGCGGTGACGGCGGAGCCCACCCCCATGACGGCGTAGACGAGACCCGCGCTCCCGGGCGCGCCGGCGTCGCGGGTCAGCGCGGTGAGCGCGGCCTGGGTCCCCCCGAACAGCAGACCCATCGCGAGCATCCCGACGAGCACGACGGCCTCGCGCCGCACGAGGGTCGCGATCCCGACCGACCGCCGGCCAGGCGCTGCCTCGCCCGGGTGCAGGGCGTCGTCGGGCACGACGGAGGCCCGCGGGACGACCGCGCGCGCCGTCGGGTGGAGCGCGAACGCGGTGCCGAAGACGGCGATGCCGCTCGCTGCGACGAGGACGGCGACCTGCGGCGAGCCGGTGGACGCGAGCACCCCGACGAGCGCGGGCCCGAGCACGAAGCTCACCTCGTCCGCGGTGCTCTCGTAGCTCATCGCGGCCTCGACGGTGCGTGGCTCGTCCGCGGCGAGCCGGAGCCAGCGCACGCGCGCGAGCGGGCCGACCTGGGGCGCGCTCGCGCCTGTCACCGCCGCAGCCGCCAGGACGGCAGTCGTCGCGCCGGGCGCGGAGGCGGCGAGCACGAGGCCGAGGACCGCGAGCGTCGCCACGGGGACGGCGACGAGCAGGACCCGGCGCTGGCCCACGCGGTCCGCGAGCGCGCCCTGGGTCGGACCGCCGAGCGCCGTCCCCAGCGCGGTCGCGGCCGAGGCGAGCCCGCCGAGCGCGACGGACCCCGTCGTCGACGACACGAGGAGCAGCGTCCCGATGGTGAGCATCGAGAAGGGGAGCCGAGCGAGGAACGCCACGGGGAGGAATGCGCGCCCGGCGAGCTGGGGCAACCGGCCGTAGCCGGTGCGCGCGGGTGCCGCGGGCGGTTCGGGCAGGGGTGGGGTGGTGCGGGCGCGCGACTCCGCGCGCGCGGGGGTGGTGGTCATGCGGTCCAGGTCCTCGGGGTACGTCCTACCGCGCGCCGACCCACCCGTACTCCGGCGCGCGAGGATTCCCTGGAGTCCCCAGCCTAGCCCGCGAGCGCTTCCTGCGGGGCGGGCCGGGGCGCGTCGTCGGTCACGGTCGCGGCGAGCAGCGGCGCGAGCGCGTCCTCCAGCGCGGTGACGAGCAGCGGCGCGACCTCGGCGAGGGTGACCTCGCGCCCGAGCTCGGCGGTGAGCGACGTCACGTCGGCGTCCTCGATGCCGCAGGGGACGATCCGGTCGAAGCGGGAGAGGTCGGGGGCGCAGTTGAGGGCGAGCCCGTGCATCGTCACGCCTTTGGCGACGCGCACGCCGATCGCGCAGACCTTGCGCTCGCGGCGTGTCTCGTCGGCCGCGACCCAGACCCCGCTGCGCCCCTCGACGCGCATCGTGGCGAGGCCGAGCCGTGCGCACACGTCCATGACGGCCTCCTCGAGCGCGCGCACGTACGCGACGACGTCGACGGGCTCGGCGAGCCGCACGATCGGGTACACCACCTGCTGCCCGGGGCCGTGCCAGGTGATCTTCCCGCCGCGGTCCACGTCCACGACGGGCGTGCCGTCGTCGGGCCGTTCGTCACGACGCGTGCGGCGGCCGGCGGTGTAGACGGAAGGGTGCTCGACGAGGATCAGGGTGTCCGGCCGGGCGACAGCGACGACGTCGTCGTGCACCGCGCGCTGGAGGTCCCAGGCCTCGTGGTACTCCGTGATCCCGGGCAGCGCGAGCAGGTCCATCGGCCCAGGCTAACCCTCGTCGTGAGGAGTGCGGGGCAGGGTCTCGAGCAGGGCCAGCAGGGCGTCCCGCAGCGCCGCGACCTGCGCGTCGTCGAGGCCGCGGGTCGCGAGCTCCTCGGCGGGGCGACGACGCGCGGCGGCCAGACCGGCGTCGCGACCGGCGGGAGTGATCGCGACGGCGCGACGGCGCCTGTCGGTGGGGTCGTCTGTGCGGGTCACGTACCCCGCGCGCTCGAGCCGGGCGACGACCCGGCTCATGGTCTGCTCGGTCACGCCCGACTCCGCGGCGAGCACGCGCTGCGAGCGAGGGCCCGCGAGGAGGTGCATGAGCACCGGGAAGCCCGCGTGGTTGAGGTCCCACTGCCCGAGGTGGGCGTTCCACTCCCGCTCGATCCGGCGCGCGACAGCGAACAGGAGGCGGCCCGTGGCCCACTCCTGGGGGTCGGCGGGCGTGGGGTCGCCGACGTCCGGGTCGGCGTACGGCCCGGTGCGGTCCCTCGGTGACTGCTCCAACGTGCATTCCTCCCTCCACCATGGCACCATTCCTCAGCATGCTGAGCAATCGGACGGGCGGGTTCCTCCGCGGACTGATCATTGTCGCAGTCATCGGTCTGTGGATGGCCATCGGCGCACTGGGCGGCCAGGCGCAAGGTCGCCTGAGCAGCGTCCAGACGAACGACGCCGCCGCGTTCCTCCCGGCCAGCGCCGAGTCCACGCGCGCGGCGGAGGTCGCGCAGGAGTTCACCGACTCCGAGACGCTGCCCGCGCTCGTCGTCGCGACGACCGGCGACGGGAGCGCGCTCACGCCGGACGACCTCGCGGCGCTCGACGCCTACGCGAAGGCCGTGCCCGGGGCACCGCTCGAGGGGACCTCGGGCGACGAGCCCGCCACCGTGGGCGACGTCTCGATCGCCGACCCGGTCGTCGTGCCGTCCGAGGACGGGGAGGCCGCGCTCGTCGTCGTCTCGCTCGACGCGTCCGTCGCGTCCGACCGCATCGGGGCGGACGAGAGCAGCGTGAGCGAGCTCGCCGTCGGCGCGCTGCGCGACCTCGCCGCCGCGGACGCGGCCGACGGCGGCCTCGCCGGCACGTCGCTCGACGTGTGGGTCACCGGCCCCGCCGGGTTCGTCGCCGACCTCGTCACGGCGTTCGGCGGGATCGACACCGTGCTGCTGCTCGTCGCGCTCGGAGCGGTGCTCGTCATCCTCGCGGTCGTCTACCGGTCGCCGATCCTGCCGTTCATCGTCATCCTCACGGCCGTGCTCGCGCTGACGCTCGCCGGCCTCGTCGTGTACCACCTCGCCGCCGCCGACGTGCTCACGCTCAACGGGCAGTCCCAGGGCATCCTCTCGATCCTCGTCGTCGGCGCCGCGGTCGACTACTCGTTGCTCGTGGTGGCCCGCTACCGCGAGGAGCTGCGCCTCGTCCGGTCGACGCCGACGGCCCTGCGCCGTGCCGTGCGGGCCTCGGTCGAGCCGATCGCGGCGAGCGCCGGCACCGTCATCGCGGGCCTCCTCTGCCTGCTCCTGTCCGACCTGTCGTCCAACCGGAGCCTCGGCCCCGTCGCCGCGATCGGCATCGCCGCGGCGTTCGTCGCCGCGCTCACGCTCCTTCCCGCCCTGCTGCTCGTCGCCGGCCAGCGGTCCCGCGCGCTGTTCTGGCCGCGCATGCCGCGGTACGACGCCGAGCACGCGGCCCACGAGGCCGCTGCCGACCAGGCGTCGCCCGAGAGCGAGAACAGCGTGAGCATCGACGGGCACGGCGTGTGGTCGCGCGTCGCGAGCTTCGTCGGGCGCCACGACCGGCGCGTGTGGATCGTCACGGCACTGGTCCTCGCCGCGTGCGCGGCGTTCGTCCCGACGCTCGACGCCGAGGGGACCGGCGACTCGGAGGTGTTCCTCGCGGACGTCGACTCGGTCGCGGGCGAGGAGGCGCTCACCGCGCACTTCGAGGGCGTGTCCGCGCAGCCGGCGACCGTCGTCGCCCCCGAGGCGGACCTCGACGCCGTCGTCGCGGCCGCGGAGGGCACCGACGGCGTCGCCGCGGCGACCCCGGTCACCGACCAGCCCGCCGTCGCTCCCGGTGCGCCCGCCCAGGGCGACCCGCTCGTCGTCGACGGGATGGTCCGCGTCGACGTCACGACCGAGGCGCCGTCCGACAGCCAGGAGGCGGTGGAGACGGTCTCCGCGCTGCGCGACGCCGTGCACGAGGTCTCACCGGAGGCCGTCGTCGGCGGTGCCGCGGCCGAGCGCCTGGACACCCAGCTCGCCGGGCAGCGCGACCTGCGGGTCATCGTGCCCGTCGTGCTGGTCGTGATCCTGCTGATCCTCATCCTGCTGCTGCGGTCCGTGCTCGCGCCCGTGCTGCTGATGCTCGCGAACGTGCTGTCGTTCGGTGCCGCGCTCGGCGTCGCCGCGATCGTCTTCAACCACGTGCTGGACTTCCCCGGCGCGGACCCGGCCGTCCCGCTCTACGCGTTCTGCTTCCTCGTCGCGCTCGGCGTCGACTACTCGATCTTCCTCATGACGCGCGTGCGGGAGGAGAGCCTGCGGGTCGGGACGCGGCGCGGCGTGCTGCGCGGTCTCGCGGTCACCGGGTCGGTCATCACGTCGGCGGGCGTCGTGCTCGCGGCCACGTTCGCCGCGCTCGGGATCATCCCGCTGCTCTTCCTCGCCCAGCTCGCGTTCATCGTCGCGTTCGGCGTCCTCGTCGACACCCTCGTCGTGCGGTCGCTCCTCGTCCCCGCCCTCGTGCACGACGTCGGCCGTCGCTCCTGGTGGCCGAGCGCCCTCGGACGCCTGGACCGCGGACCGGGGGAGCCTTCTCAGCCCGCCGGGAGCGGCTCGGCGGGGCAGTCGGCCAGCACGCGCGCCATCGCCTCCGACTCCGACGGCGTGACCGAGAGCTCGTAGGTGGCCTTCACCGCAATCTGCCGCGCGACGTACGGGCAGCGGAACGCGTGGTTCGGGGGCAGCCACGCCGACGCGTCGCGCGCGCCCTTCGACTGGTTCGACGGACCGTCGGACGCGAGGAGGTTGAGCGGGTCGTTCGCGAACTGCCGGCGCGTCTCGTCGTCCCAGGCGCGGGCGCCCTTGCGCCACGCGTCGAGCAGCGGGACCACGTGGTCGATCTGCACCGCCATGCTCGTCGCGTTGCCGCGGCGGAAGTCGATCGTCTCGCCCGTGTACGGGTCCTGGAACGTGCCGGTCCGCACCTCGCAGACCTCGCCCCGGGTCGAGAACGTGAGGTCCGTGAGGTCGCGCGCGAGGACGTCGTTGCGGGTGTCGCACCCGTTGCCGTCGACGTCGGCCCACGCCGCGCCGAACAGCGATCGCTCGTACCCGGTGTCGGGCCCCGGACCCTTGACCTCCAGCCGGGCCAACGCCTCCAGCGCGCTCCCCGGGGTCGGGTCGGGCTCGTCGTCCGCCGCGACCGACTGCTGGTTGATGACGTTCGCGACGACGATCGCGACCGCCAGCGCGATGAGCAGGTAGCGCAGGACACTCCGACGAGGGACTCGGCGGCTCGTGGTGCTCAAGGGACGACCTTCCCGAAACCGATTCTCGGCCCGACCCGCGCGAGACGGCACGCAGCGCTCCATACCGGACCAACGCGCACATTCTGCCAGGTATCGGAGGGTGCCCCGACCACCGCTCGACAGCCCGCCGGAACCCGTCGTGGCCGCCGCTAGATTGGTCGCCATGGACACCGCCGCACGCACGCTCAGGGTCGGGATCGTCGGGTACGGAGGCGCCGGCCGCGGCATCCACGCGCGCCTCGTGCGCGAGGCCGGGCACGTCGTCACGGCCGTCGTGGTCCGCTCGCCGGAGCGCCGCGCGTCGGCGCAGGAGGACTGGCCCGGTGTCCACCTGCACGACGACCTCGAGTCGCTCCTCGCCGATCGCGACGCGTACGACGTCGTCGTGGTCGCGAGCCCGTCGGCCCTTCACGCCGACCACGCCACGGCGCTCGCGCGTGCCGGGGTGCCGGTCGTCGTCGACAAGCCCCTCGCGCTCGGGGCCGTCGCCTCCGCCGCCGTCGTCGCGACCGCCGAGGAGGCGGGGACGCCCCTCACGGTCTTCCAGAACCGCCGCTGGGACCCCGAGCAGCTCACCCTGCGCTCCGTGCTCGACCGGGGCGAGCTCGGGCGCGTCCACACGTTCGAGCGTCGGTGGGAGCGGTGGCGCCCGGTGCCGCAGCAGCGCTGGAAGGAGAACGACCTCGTCGGCGGCGGCCTGCTGCTCGACCTCGGGCCGCACCTCGTCGACTCGGCGACCCAGCTCTTCGGGCGCGTCACGGGTGTCTGGGCCGAGCTGCGCTCGCACACCACCCCGACCGAGGACGACGTGTTCCTCGTGCTGCACCACGAGCCCGACGGCGACGGGAACGCCGTCGTGAGCCGGCTCTGGGCGGGCTCCGTCGTCGGCGCCCCGGGGCCGCGCACGCGCGTGCTCGGGACGGCCGGGGCGTACGTCGTCACGACCTTCGAGAACGACGCCTCGCCCTTCGAGGTGTTCGACGACGCCGCCCCCGACGGCACCCTCGGCTGGGTCACGCGCGGGCGTGAGCGCGAGCCCGTCGCGCAGGCACCGGGCGGTCACGCCGACTTCTACCGCGCGGTCGCGGCCTGGGTCCTCGACGGCGGTCCCGTCCCCGTGGACCCCCGCGACGCCGTCCGCACCGCCGAGGTCCTCGACGCCGCACGCCGCAGCGCCCGCGACGGGTGCCTCGTCGCCGTCTGACCCGCACCGAACGACCCGTCGGCGGGCGAACCGTGGCGCGTGAAGGAGAACCGTGGCCGGCCGAGGTAGAACCGTGGTCGCGCGAGTCCGCGGGCGGGGCTCCGTCCACGCGACGACGCGACTCAGGACCGCGGTGGTCGACGGCGGGCGGTGGGGGCGGACGCGCCCGCGCGCGCCGCGGGACCCGGCCCGCGATCCGGCCTGTGGACAACCGCTCCGAGGGCTCCGGCACGGGGTGAGATGGGGGTATGCCGTCGTCGCCCCGCCGTCCGCGACCGTCCGCCGAGCCGGACCTCGACCTCGTGACGGCGCTCGCCGTGGCCGGGTGGTCCGTGCGCCGGGAACCGGGCGCCCGCGGCGGGACGGTCGCGCACGACGGCGCAGGGACCGTGTGCGAGGTCGAGCGGCTCGTCGCCCCCGCGGAGCCCGCGGCCCGCGACGCCCTGGTCACGCACCTCCGCGAGCTCTCCCGCGAGAGCGAGCACCTGCGGTCGGTCCGCGACGTCGTCGAGGCGGGGGAGTCGACGCTCGCCGTCCTCGTCGACCACGTCGACGGGCTGCGTCTCGACGAGCTCGCCGCGGCCCGGGAGCCGTTCCGGGCGGCCGAGGCGGTGACCGTGCTCGTTCCCGTGGCGCAGGGACTGGCGGGTCTGCACCGGTCCGGTCGTGTCCACGGGAGCCTGGACGCCGCGTCCGTCGTCGTCACGCCCAGCGGCCGTGCGGTCCTGACGCCCCCGTTGACGCCCGCGAGCGGGACGGCGGCCGACGACGTGGGTGACCTCGCCCGGCTCGTGCTCGACCTCGTCCCGCCGCCGGCGACGAGCCACCCCTCCTACCGGGCCCCCGACGACCCGGACGAGGCGCGTGACCTCGCGGCGCTGCACGCCGAGCTCTCCGTGGCGTTGCGCGACGAGCCCTCGGCGCGCCCCGCGGTGGGGACCTTCGCGGCGCGCTGCTACGACGCGGTCGAGCCGCGGCCGGTCGTGATGCCCGATGCCGCCCGCCTCGTCGCCGGGGCGTTCGGCGGGCGTCGCACGTCGTCGCCTGCGTCAACCGGGTCGCCGTCGCCCGCGCTGCCGACGCCCACGTCGCGGCGCGCGCGGCGGGATGCCGGCGGTGCGCCACGGGGATCGCGCCGGTCGCGCGCGCACGGGAACGGGGGGCGCGGGAGCGCACGACGACGAGGCGCCGTCCGCGCGGTGGTCGTGAGCGCCGGGATCGTCCTCGCGTGCGGAGGCCTCGTGGCGGTCCTGGCGTTCCTCGGCCCGACGGGGTCGTCGCCGGAACGTGACGACCCCGTGCCAGGCACGGTGGCGACGACCGACGGCGCGGCGCCGCCTGCGGACGCGGTGCTCGACCCCGCCGACCCGAGCAGCGCCGCGCGGGAGCTCACCGCGCGTCGGCTCGCGTTGCTGACCGACGGCGCCGGGGACCTGTCGTCCGTCGTCGTCGCCGGTTCACCGGCGGAGGCGCGCGACGCCGCGGTGCTGGTCGAGCTCGACGGTGTGGACGTGCTCGATGCGCAGGCGGAGGTCTTCGACGCGCGGCCGGCGGAGCCGTGGTCCCCCGCGACCGCGGGGGCGGACGGACCCGTGGACGCGGTCGTGGAGGTGGACTACGCCGTCAGCCCGCACCGCCAGCGCACCGACGAGGGGGAGGTCCACGTGCCTGCGACCCCGCGCACCACGGTCGTCCTCGTGCTCCGCTGGACGGACGGAGGGTGGCGGGTTCTCGAGGTGCGGTGACCGGGCGCGTCGACGGCACCGTGAGCCGACGGCACCGTGACGAGGGAGCTCAGAGGTTCTCGGCGACCCAGCGCGCGGCGTCGTCGAGGTGCGGGTCGGAGTACGTGAAGCCGCTCGCCTCGAGCACGGTCGGCAGGGCGCGCTGGGAGCCGAGGATGTCGGACGCGAGCTCTCCGAGCACGACGTGCAGCGCGATCGACGGCACGGCCAGCACCGCCGGCCGGTGCAGCTCGTGCGCGAGCGCCCGCGTGACCTCCGCGTTCGTCGCGGGGTGGGGCGAGCACAGGTTGACCGGGCCGTGCACGGGCGCGGTGAGCAGGTGCCGCAGCGCGTCGACCTCGTCGCGCAGCGTGATCCAGCTCCAGTACTGGGTGCCGGGGCCGAGCCGCCCGCCGACGCCGAGCCGCAGCAGCGGCAGGAGCCTGCCGAGCGCGCCGCCCTCGGAGGACAGCACGATCCCCGTCCGCGCGTGGACCACCCGGACGCCCGCCTGCTCGGCCGGGGCCGTGGCTGCCTCCCACTCGCGGACCAGCCGGGCGAGGAAGCCGTCGCCCGACGCCGAGGTCTCCGTCAGCACCTGTGCGCCCCGGTCGCCGTAGTAGCCGATCGCGGAGCCCTGGACCCACACGGGCGGCGGCGCGTCGAGGCCGGCCATCGTCCGGGCGAGGAGGCCGGTGGTCCGCGTCCGGGACGTGACCAGCGTCCGCTTGTACTGCGTCGTCCACCGGTGGTCGCCGATCCCCGCGCCGGCGAGGTTCACCACGGCGTCGGCCCCCTCGATCGCACCGGGGTCCAGGACACCCGCGTCGGGGTCCCACTCGTGCTCGTCGGACGTCTGCGGCGCGCGCCGCACGAGCCGGCGCACGTGGTGGCCGTCCTCGCGCAGCCGCTCGAGCAGCTCGCCGCCGATGAATCCGTGCGAGCCCGCCACGACGATGTCCATGGGACCACGCTACGGGTCCGCGACGACCCTGCGCACCTGTGGCGGGGAACTCCTCCGCGGCCCGGCGCCGTTGCCGGTGCGGATACGCCGAGGGGCCCCGACCGTGACGGTCGGGGCCCCTCGGTGGTGCGTCAGGGGACGCGGCCTGTCAGAGGCCGACCTCGGCCTCGAACGCGCCCTCCTCGATGCGGTTCTTGATCGTGGTGAGGAAGCGCGCTGCGTCCGCACCGTCGACCAGGCGGTGGTCGTACGACAGGAAGATGAAGCACGTCGAGCGGATGCCGATCGTGTCGTTCCCGTCCGCGTCCGTCACGACGACCGCGCGCTTGGTGATGGTCCCCGTGCCGAGGATCGCCACCTGGCCGACCGGGACGATCGGCGTGTCGAAGACGGCGCCGCCCGAGCCGGTGTTCGTGATCGTGAACGTCCCGCCCGCGAGCTCGTCCGGCCCGACCTTGTTGGCGCGCGTGCGCGAGCCGAGGTCGGAGATCTTGCGCGCGATGCCGGCGAGGTTGAGGTCGCCCGCGTCCTTGATCACCGGGACGACGAGGCCGCGCTCGGTGTCGACCGCGATGCCGACGTTCTCCTGGCCGTGGTAGGTGATCTCGTCCTCGGCGAAGGTCGCGTTGATCTTCGGGTAGGCCTTGAGCGCCTCGACGGCGGCGAGCGTGAAGAACGGCAGGAACGTGAGGTTGGCACCCTCGCGCGCCTTGAAGTCCGCCTTGGCGCGGTTGCGCAGCGCGGCGACGCGCGTGACGTCGACCTCGACGGCCGTCGTGAGCTGGGCCTGGGTGCTCAGCGCCTCGACCATGCGGCTCGCGACGAGCTTGCGCAGGCGGCTCGTCTTCTCGGTCGTGCCGCGCAGCGGCGAGACCGCCGGGACCGGGGCCTTCTTCGGAGCACCACCGGCCGCGGGAGCGGCGGGTGCGGCCGCCGCGGGAGCCGACTTGGCCTCCTCCGCCTTGCGCGCGGCGTCGAGCACGTCCTCCTTGCGGATGCGGCCGCCGACGCCCGTGCCCGTGAGGGACGAGAGGTCGACGCCCTTGTCCGCGGCGAGCTTGCGCACGAGCGGCGTGAGGTAGGTGCCGCCGGCCTTCGCGGCCGGAGCCGGGGTCGCACCCGGAGCCGACGGCGCGGCCGGCTTCTCGGCGGAGGGGGCGCTCGGCGCCTGGGCGGGCGTCTCCTCCTGCGCGGCCTGCGCGGGGACGTCCGCCTCGCTCGCGGGCGTGCGCGCCTCGGTCGGCGCCTCGGCAGGAGCGGACTCCTGCTTCGGGGCCTCCTGGGCGGGCTGCTCGGCCGGGGCCGCGGGTGCCGCGGCCGGGGCGGCGCCCGACCCGACGATCGCGAGCACGGTGCCGACCTCGACGGTCTCGTCCTCCTGGACGAGGATCTGCTGGACGGTACCGGCGACGGGGGAGGGGACCTCGGTGTCGACCTTGTCGGTCGAGACCTCGAGCAGCGGCTCG
This region includes:
- the sucB gene encoding 2-oxoglutarate dehydrogenase, E2 component, dihydrolipoamide succinyltransferase is translated as MSENVQMPALGESVTEGTVTRWLKSVGDTVAVDEPLLEVSTDKVDTEIPSPVAGTLEQILVQEDETVEVGANLAVIGDGSGGGGSAPAPAEAEAPAPQAEPEPEPQQPAAQEAPAAPAPAEQPAPSGDSAGGGEEIKLPALGESVTEGTVTRWLKSVGDTVEVDEPLLEVSTDKVDTEVPSPVAGTVQQILVQEDETVEVGTVLAIVGSGAAPAAAPAAPAEQPAQEAPKQESAPAEAPTEARTPASEADVPAQAAQEETPAQAPSAPSAEKPAAPSAPGATPAPAAKAGGTYLTPLVRKLAADKGVDLSSLTGTGVGGRIRKEDVLDAARKAEEAKSAPAAAAPAAPAAGGAPKKAPVPAVSPLRGTTEKTSRLRKLVASRMVEALSTQAQLTTAVEVDVTRVAALRNRAKADFKAREGANLTFLPFFTLAAVEALKAYPKINATFAEDEITYHGQENVGIAVDTERGLVVPVIKDAGDLNLAGIARKISDLGSRTRANKVGPDELAGGTFTITNTGSGGAVFDTPIVPVGQVAILGTGTITKRAVVVTDADGNDTIGIRSTCFIFLSYDHRLVDGADAARFLTTIKNRIEEGAFEAEVGL